CCGTACGGCCACCCTCACGGATAGCGAAACGGAGGCCTTTCTCCATCGCCACTTTGCTGATCAGCTCAACAGTGATGGTGATGTTGTCGCCGGGCATTACCATCTCCACGCCCTCGGGCAGGGTGATGATGCCAGTAACGTCGGTGGTACGCAGGTAGAACTGCGGGCGGTAGTTGTTGAAGAACGGGGTGTGGCGGCCGCCTTCCTCTTTCGAGAGAACGTACACCTCAGCCTTGAACTTCTGGTGAGGAGTTACCGAGCCGGGCTTGCAGATAACCATGCCGCGGCGGATGTCATCCTTTTCAATGCCACGGAGCAGCAGGCCAACGTTGTCACCAGCTTCGCCACGGTCCAGGATTTTGCGGAACATTTCCACACCCGTTACCGTCGACTTGAGGCCAGCTTTGGCGCCCATGCCGAGGATATCTACTTGCTCACCCGAGTTGATAATCCCGCGCTCGATACGACCGGTGGCTACAGTGCCACGGCCCGTAATCGAGAATACATCCTCTACCGGCATCAGGAAAGGCAATTCGGTCAGACGAGCAGGAATCGGAATGAACGAGTCAACCGCTTCCATCAGCTCGTTGATTTTCGGCACCCAGGTAGCATCGCCGTTCAGGCCGCCAAGAGCCGAACCTTGAATGATCGGAATGTTATCGCCATCGAAGTCGTAGAACGAAAGCAACTCACGAATTTCCATCTCCACCAGCTCGAGGAGCTCAGGATCGTCCACCATGTCTACTTTGTTCATGAACACCACCAGCTGGGGCACACCAACCTGACGGGCGAGCAGGATGTGCTCACGGGTCTGAGGCATGGGGCCGTCGGTAGCAGCTACCACGAGGATAGCACCGTCCATCTGGGCGGCACCCGTCACCATGTTCTTCACATAGTCGGCGTGGCCGGGGCAGTCAACGTGGGCGTAGTGACGATTAACCGTCGAGTACTCTACGTGCGAGGTGTTGATGGTAATACCACGCTCTTTTTCCTCGGGAGCGTTGTCAATCGAGGAGAAGTCACGCTTTTCGGCCAGGCCCTGGTTTGCCAACACCATCGTGATAGCAGCAGTCAGGGTCGTTTTGCCGTGGTCAACGTGGCCGATGGTGCCGATGTTAACGTGCGGCTTGGACCGGTCGAAATTTTCTTTAGCCATTGTAAAGAGTTGAAAAAAGAGGGTGGTGAATTTTAAAAAATAGGCCCCTACGGCAAGAAAGCGAAACTCAGCCCCCAAAAGTTCAGGAAAACTGCGCGTCGCTTACTTCGTGTGGAGCGTGCCCGTAGCGGGTGAGCCGACAGGACTTGTAAATAATGTGAGCCATTTATGGGATTTGAACCCATGACCTCTTCCTTACCAAGGAAGTGCTCTACCACTGAGCTAAAACGGCTTGTTCTGTTTGAAATGAGCGGGAGACGAGGTTCGAACCCGCGACCTGCAGCTTGGAAGGCTGCCGCTCTACCAACTGAGCTACTCCCGCAGATGGCAATCAATAATTATAAAAGTGGGGGTAACAGGACTCGAACCTATGAACCCGAAGGAGGTGAGTTACAGTCACCCGCAATTGCCACTATGCGATACCCCCAAATTTGGCGCTGGCCGGCCGATTGCCTGCGAGCATTCCCGTTGATTTGCTAATTGCCCTAAAGCAGTAGTGTTTCGTTAGGAAGCGCAAAATTACGGTTTTTCTTTTACGGGGCAAGGAATACGCATAAAAAAGCTGTTCTTTTTTCGGTTGTATTAGGCAACTCGTTCTACATCAAATTGTAAAATGCTTTAAGCCGTTGGTCAGTTTCCTGCTCGCGGATGTGTTGGAGTGTGACTTTGAGGTTGGGCGTGCTGGGCAGTAGTAGCGCCAAGCCTTTGTAGGCCCCCAGCCGCACATCGTAGCGGGGAGCGTGGCGGGCGTACTCCTCGAGCAACTGCTTGCCCTTATCGCGCTCGACGGGCGGGATGTTAACCATGAGGGCCCCGAAGGATTGCAGGTAGCGGTAGAGGTCGCTTTCGGGCACGTCGGGCAGGCGGCGAAGGAACCACGCGTACTGGTTGAGGGCCCCATTTTGCGCATAGTAGTCTGCCAAAGCCAATACTAATACGCTACTGGCCGTATTGTCGAGAGCGGTTACTTGGGCTTGAATGCCACTGCCGGAGATTTTGGCCACAGCGGTCAAAGCTGCCGCAGCCACGGTATAGGAACTGTCGTTGAGAGCGGCTAGGAAAGTGGCGCGGTACGCATTGTCGGGGAAACTAGCCAGTGTGGCCAGCGCCTGGGCGCGCACTTGGGGGTTGGGGTCGGTGGTGGCCACGCTTAGTACGGCTTGGCGCACAGCGCTGCCCTCAGGGCCCCGGTAGCGGCGCAGGTGCTCGAGAGCTGTGCGGCGGATGGCCCAGAACTTATCGTTTAAGGCATTCCGAAATAAAGCACTGATGGGCAGGTCGCCCGTTTTGTTCTGGAGCAACTCCAGCACTTCGGCCCGCTGCAAGTAGCCACGGGCGTGGTCGAATTGGAACAGCAACTCGTCAGGGGTGCGGTCTTCGTCGATTTGGGCCAGCAGTTGGCCTTCGCTGTCGAACTTGACCAAGTTGGGCCGCTCGGCAGCAGGGAACGAGAAGGTTTGGTCGGCTTTGCTGACGGTGATGCGGTAATCGGTTGGCCGGTCTTTCTGCCACACGGTCACGGTTATTGGCAGGCGGAACACGGGCTGGTAGATGGTATCCTGGGTTTGCTGTACGCGCAGGGCCAGGGCCCCACCGGCGTAGCTGTGGCTGATGTGCAACTCGGGGTGCCCGCGTTTCAGGAACCACTGATCAAAAAACCACATCAGGTCTTCGCCGGTGGTTTCTTCGAAAG
This genomic stretch from Hymenobacter sp. PAMC 26628 harbors:
- the tuf gene encoding elongation factor Tu, which gives rise to MAKENFDRSKPHVNIGTIGHVDHGKTTLTAAITMVLANQGLAEKRDFSSIDNAPEEKERGITINTSHVEYSTVNRHYAHVDCPGHADYVKNMVTGAAQMDGAILVVAATDGPMPQTREHILLARQVGVPQLVVFMNKVDMVDDPELLELVEMEIRELLSFYDFDGDNIPIIQGSALGGLNGDATWVPKINELMEAVDSFIPIPARLTELPFLMPVEDVFSITGRGTVATGRIERGIINSGEQVDILGMGAKAGLKSTVTGVEMFRKILDRGEAGDNVGLLLRGIEKDDIRRGMVICKPGSVTPHQKFKAEVYVLSKEEGGRHTPFFNNYRPQFYLRTTDVTGIITLPEGVEMVMPGDNITITVELISKVAMEKGLRFAIREGGRTVGAGQVTEVLD